ACAGAAAGGCCCGTTCCGGCCTCGAAAGTCCTCCGGGCAAAGCTCCTCTGGGAGGGGCGGCTCGGGCTTTCCGATGGTTCTTCCGTGCGGGTCAAGACCGCCTTTTCTCTTTTCCGCGAGGCCGTGTTCGAGCACGCGCTTGATTTTTACGCCGAACGGGCCGGCGTTCCGGTGGAAAAGATCCGAAAGGTGGCCCGGGAATTCGCCGCGGCGGCCCCTTACGCCGCGGCCTACGCCTATCACGGAGGAGGCAACTATCCGGGCGGGGCCTACGCCAGCTTCGCCATAGCCCTCTTGAACCTTTTGGTGGGCAATGTGAATCGTCGCGGAGGCTACCTTCCCGCCGGAGGCGGAGCCGCGGACTGGCAGCGGGGCCCCTACGATCTAAGACACTTTCCCGGGGCCCTTCGCCCCCGCGGGGTAAAAATCTCCCGCGAAAAGGCCTCTTACGAAAACACCGCGGAGTTCCGCCGGCGCGGCTATCCGGCGAGGCTCCCCTGGTTCCCCTTCACCAGGGGAGGGCTTTCGGTCTCGGCCCTGGAGGGCATCGCCGCCGGTTATCCCTATCCCGTAAAGATCCTCTTCACCTACTTCTTCAATCCCCTTTACAGCATTCCGGGAGGGACGCGGTTTGCGGAGGCCCTTTCCGATCCGGAAAGGGTGCCCCTTCATGTCTCCGTGGATGTCACCGTGAACGAGACCAATGTTTACGCCGACTACATCGTGCCGGATGTGACCTATCTCGAGGGTCACTACGGATTTCTCACCCCCCACGCCCCGGGGGAGCGTTTCACCGCGGTGCGCACCCCGGTGGTGGAACCCCGCACCGGACGCACCCCGGACGGAAGACCCTTCTCGCTGGAGACCTTTCTCGTTGACCTGGCCGAGCATCTCGGGCTTCCCGGTTTCGGGAAAAACGCCATCCCCGGGAGGGACGGCCGGCTTCACCCCCTGCACCGGGCCGAGGACTTTTACCTGCGGGGAATCGCGAACCTTGCGGAAAACGCCGGCGTGCCCGAAGCCCCGGAGGAGGAAAGGCGTTTTGTAGAGGAGAACTATCCCGTGGCCCGCTACCGAAAGATTCTTGAGCCCGGACAGTGGCGCAGGTGCTGCACGGTGCTCGCCCGGGGCGGGGTCTTTCTCCGGGAGGAAAGGGCCTTCGATTCCCGGGGGAATCTCCGTTCCCGGCTTGAGGGGCGCTGTCTCTGCCTGTGGAACGAGAGGCTTGCGGCCTCCGGAGACGGGCTCTCCCCCCGCAGATTCCACGGCACCCTGCGCTATCCCTATCGCCGGTCGAAGGACAGGGGAGAGTTCCCCTTCTTCCTCATCACCCACAAAATGGCCCTTCACACCCAGTCGCGGACCATCTGTTACGAAAGGGCACTGGCCCTCTCCCCGGATCCGCCGCTTCTCATGAATCCCGGGGATGCCTCCGCCCTCGGCCTTCGGGAGGGAGATCGGGTGCGCGTGGTCTCAGGAGCCCGTCCCGAGGCAGTGGTGGCCCGGGTGTCCCTTTCGGAAAGGGTGCGACCGGGATGCGTGGTCCTTCCTCATCACTACGGACACTGGCAGCACGGGGCCGGAAGGCTCCTCGTCCCCGGGGCCGAAAGGGTCTTTCTGGGAGGCCGCAGGGTGAGCCGGGGCGAAGAGGTGATCGCCGACCCGCAAAGGGCCGCCGGGGTCTCTCCGAACCTCCTCTACGGGGTGCGGGTGGATCCCCTGGGAGGCATACCGGACTTCAGCGGCGAGCGGGTGCGGGTGGAAAAGCTTTCCTGAGGAGGAAGCCTCCATGCTCAGAAAGGCAGTGATCCCGGTTTTTATCCTTCTGTGGCTGGCCGGGACGGTCCGGGCCGCGCGGGAGGTCTCGGGAAAGGTGACCTGGCACCTCCTGCTACACCCTCCAGAGGGCATACACCGGATCCGACTCTGGCTCCCCTATCCTCCGAGTAACCGTTTCCAGCACATATCCGGGCTGGAGATTCGCGGCAACTACCGGTGCGAGGGGTTCTACACCGACCAACGGGGCAATCCCATTCTCTACTTCGAGTGGAATGATCCTCACCCCCCGGAAGCGGAGGTAACGGTGAGCTGGGCGGTGCGGCGCCGGGAGGTGGTGCGGCGGGACTTCTCCCGGCAAAGGCCCCTTCCTCCGGATCCGGCGGTGTTCCGGGAATATCTCTCCGGCAATCGTTACATCAATCTTAACGATCCCCGCCTCGCCGAAATCCTGGCCGGGGTCCTTCCGGGAAAAAGGACGGTGGTGGAGAAGGCCCGGGCCCTTTACCTCTGGGTGATCGCCCATCTGCGTCGGGATCCCCGGGTGAAGGGATGCGGCCCCGGGATCGTGTGCGATGTGCTCAGGAGGGGTTGCGGAAAGTGTGCGGACCTCAACTCGGTCTTCGTGGCCCTGTGTCGGGCCGCGGGAATTCCGGCCCGCGAGGTCTTCGGCCTGCGACTGGGGCGCGAGCCTCGAGAGACCCTCACCGGGGCCCAGCACTGCTGGACGGAGTTCTTCGTGCCGGGCTACGGCTGGGTGCCGGCGGATCCGGCGGATGTGCTCAAGGCCGCCCTGCAAAAGGACCTGGATCCCCTATCCCCTGAGCTGGCCCCTCTGCGGGAATATTACTTCGGGGCGGTGGACCCTTACCGGGTGGAGCTTTCCCGGGGGCGGGATCTGCTGCTTAACCCCCCTCAGAGCGGTCCTCCGGTGAACTACTTCGTCTATCCCTATCTGGAATACGACGGGAAACCGGTGGACCTTTTCACCTCCCCCACCGTGGACTTCGAGATCCGCTGGGAGACCCGGGATCCCGCCGGAAGCGTTGAGAGCCTTGCCGCCGGCGACTAAAATAGAGGGCGATGTCCGTTCCGGAGGTTTTCGGGGCGCTGGTTCTCGTGGCCCTGGGCGGTCTTTTCCTTTACGCCCTTTCCACGACCCTGGTCCTTCCGAAAACCCGGGGGGCCATGTTCGTGGGGACCTCCCCGCGGAGGATCCGGGCGGCTCTCGGGGTGCTTGTGCTTTGCCCCGGGGCCCGGGTGGTGGATCTGGGCTCGGGCGACGGGCGCATCCTTCGGGCCCTGTGGCGACGCTACCGCGTCCGGGCCGTGGGCTACGAGATCAATCCCCTGGCCTACATCCTCTCCCGGGTGTGGAACCTCATGGCCCGGGTGCCGGCAGAGGTCCGCTTCCGGGACTTCATGCGGGCCGACCTTTCCGAATACGAGGTCATTTTCTGCTACCTCTTTCCGGATGTGATGCCGCAACTGGCCGAGAAACTGCGCCGGGAGGCCTTACCGGGGACCCTGGTGGTGAGCTTCAACTTTCCCCTTCCGGGCTTGAGGCCCTTTCGCGTCCTGAACGAGGGGGAACCCATTTACTTTTATCGCTTAGGAAACGAGGAAGGGGAGGACGGTCATAAGCCGGGTTCTGTAACCCCGGGGAGACCCCGGGGCGGCGGCCATTCCTCTGGGCGGCCGGTTACCCGGCCGCTCTAGCGGCCTACCCGGGGGCATCGGGCGGGCCACCCTCAGGCGCCCCCCTATGCGGCCTTTCTCCGGGCGGGGTTTGCCGTGCCCTCCCCCCTCTCGGGGGGAGGCGGTGGGCTCTTACCCCACCTTTTCACCCTTACCCCGGACCCGCGGCCCGGGGCGGTCTGTTTTCTGTGGCACTTTCCAGGGGTTACCCCCTCCGGGTGTTACCCGGCGCCCTGCCCTGCGGAGCCCGGACTTTCCTCCGGAGGCCCCGAAGACCTCCGGCGGCCGCCGACCGTCCTCCCCTGAATAAAGTTAAGACCCTCCCTCCTCGGCTTCAAGCCGGGCCGCGCAATAGTCCCGAATAAGCTCCTCAATCAGTTCCCGCACCGAGACGATCCGGTCCACTCGCCAGGCGTTGGCCCCGGCGAAGACGAAACCGGCCTCGAGGTTTCCCCGCTGGGCGTTGATGAGGGCCGCAGCTATGCAGTAGGGACTTTTCCGGTAGTCGCAGGTGCGCAGACAGTGGTAAATGCACCTGTAGGGTCTCTTTTCCCCGGCCTCCACCCTCTTCAGAAAGGTTCCCTTTAGGGCCCGGCCCGGGAGACCCACCGGGCTCTTGATGATGGTGAGATCCTCCTTTCGGGCCCTGACGAAGGCCTCCTTGAAGGCCGGGGAGGCGTTGCACTCGTGGGTGGCCACAAATCGGGTGCCCATCTGGACCCCGGCGGCCCCGATCTCGTGAAGATACCGGTAGATGTCCCGGCCCGTGTAGATGCCCCCGGCGGCAATCACCGGGATGGCCCTTCCGGCTTTGTCCTCGAAGGGTTTCATGGCCTCGATGACCCGGGGCACCAGGACCTCTAGCCGCGATTCCTCGGCCTCGAGCTTCTCCGGGGAAAACCCCAGGTGTCCCCCGGCCATGGGCCCCTCCACCACCACGGCATCGGGCACATAACCGTATTTGCTCCACCAGCGCTGGGCCACCAGTTTGGCCGCCCGGGCCGAGGACACGATGGGAGCCAGCCTGGTGGAGGAACCTTCGGGGCGCAATTCGGGAAGGTTCAGGGGCAGACCGGCCCCGGCGAAGATGATGTCCGCTCCGGCCTCGCAGGCCGCCCGGCACAAAGGCTCGAAGTCCGTGAGCGCCACCATGATGTTCACCCCGATGATCCCCCCCGGGGCCTTTTCCCGGGCCAGACGGATCTGCCTCTTGAGCCCCCGGATGTTGGCCTCGGTGGGGTTCCGAAAGAACTCCGCCTCCCCCTCGTAAAACCCCACCAGGGCCGCAGAGATGACCCCCACGGCCCCCTCGCGGGCCACCGCCGAGGCCAGACCCGCAAGGGAAATACCCACCCCCATGCCTCCCTGCACGATGGGCACCCGGGCGGTGAGATCCCCTATTCTAAGGGGAGGAACCTCACAGGGAAAGTCGCGTTCCATGGTTCTTCTCGATCCTCCTTGGTCTCAGGGTTTGCCTCTTCCGGGTTCAAACCGGGGGACCCTCTCCAGGGCCTCCCGGATCTTTTCCTCCGGATACTCGTAATCCTCGAGCCGTCCCTCGAGGTAGGCCTGATAGGCCGCGAGGTCGAAGTGCCCATGACCGCTGAAGTTGAAGACGATGACCTTTTCTTCCCCGGTTTCCCGGCACCGGAGAGCCTCGTCTATAGCGGCTCTAATGGCGTGACCGGTCTCGGGAGCGGGAACGATCCCCTCGGTGCGGGCGAAAAGCACCGCGGCCTCGAAACAGGCCGTCTGGGGATAGGCCCGGGCCCGAACCAGCCCCTCCTTCACCAGCTGACACACCAGCGGGGCGTCTCCGTGGTAACGCAGCCCCCCGGCGTGTATCCCCGGGGGCTCGAAGGTGTGGCCCAGGGTGTGCATGAGGAGAAGAGGGGTGAGACCGGCGGTGTCGCCGTAATCGTAGGTGTAAACGCCCTTGGTAAGGGTGGGGCAACTGGCCGGTTCCACGGCCAGTACCTCCGCCGAAAGCCGTCCCTCCAGGATCTCCCCGATGAAGGGGAAGGTGAATCCGCCGAAGTTGCTGCCTCCACCCACGCAGGCGATGAGTACATCGGGCTTTTCTCCCAGGATTTCCAGCTGTTTTCGGGTCTCGAGGCCTATGACCGTCTGGTGCAGCAGCACATGGTTGAGGACGCTTCCCAGGGCGTAATTGGTGTCCCGATGGGTGGCGGCATCCTCCACGGCCTCGGAGATGGCGATCCCGAGACTTCCGGGGGTGTTCGGATTTTCAGAGAGGATGCGTCGGCCGGCCTCGGTGCGCTCCGTGGGCGAGGGGTGCACCTCCGCACCCCAGAGGTGCATGAGGGTGCGCCGGTAGGGTTTCTGCTCGTAGCTTACCCGGACCATGTAAACCGTGCACTCGAGACCGAAGAGCCTACAGGCAAAGGCCAGGGCGCTTCCCCACTGCCCGGCACCGGTCTCGGTGGCCAGCCGGCGAATGCCCTCCCTCCGGTTGTAATAGGCCTGGGCCACGGCGGTGTTGGGTTTGTGGCTGCCGGGAGGGCTTACGCTTTCGTCCTTATAATAAATCCGGGCCGGGGTCTTCAGGGCCTTTTCCAGGTTGCGGGCCCGGCGCAGCGGCGTGGGCCGCCAGAGACGGTAGACCTTCCTTACTTCCTCGGGGATCTCGATCCAGGGCTCGGTGCTCATCTCCTGTTCGATGAGGGCCCGGGGAAAGATCCTCTCCAGGTCCTCCGGGCGCACGGGCTCCCCGGTACGGGGATCAAGCGGTGGCGCCGGCGGGGAAGGAAGGCGCGGAATAATGTTAAACCAGGCCTCGGGAAGGTCCCTTTCGGAAAGGATTACTCTGGTCTCCGAAGACAAAACTTCCTCCGGACGAAGGCTTCTAGAACTTTAACAGAAGCCCTCTCCAATGCAACCACCCGAACCATTCACGCTTTACGGCGTCAACGATGTGTTTATTTCGGCTCGCTTTTCTGATGGGGTTGCGGGGAGAAAAAAGATGCGCATTTTTAAAAAGAAACAATATGAAGGAGTCCCCTGATGGAGCTAAAAAAGCTGGTTCAACGGGACGAGTGCGAGTGGGAGATCCCCCCGCGGGGGGAGATGCGGGTTCCGGGTCGCATCTACGCCAGCCGGGAGCTCCTGGAGGAGATGGACGAAAAGGTCTACGAGCAGGTGAGCAATGTGGCCTGTCTTCCGGGGATCGTTAAGGCCTCCATAGCCATGCCCGATGCGCACTGGGGTTACGGGTTCCCCATCGGCGGAGTGGCGGCCTTTGATCCCGAAGAAGGCGGCATCATCTCCGTGGGAGGCGTGGGCTACGACATCTCCTGCGGGGTGCGGACGCTTCGGACCGGTCTCAAGCGGGAGGAGGTGCTGCCGGTGCTGGAGCGTCTGGTGGACGAGCTCTTCGAGACCGTTCCCTCCGGGGTGGGATCGGAGGGAGAGATCCGGCTTTCGCCCTCCAAGCTCGACGAGGTGCTGGTGGGGGGAGCCCGCTGGGCGGTGGAAAAGGGATACGGCGAGCCCGAGGACCTGGAATACATAGAGGAGAAGGGGTGTATGCCCGGCGGGGATCCGGCCTGCGTTTCCCCGGAGGCCAAAAAGAGGCAGCACCGCCAGGTGGGTACCCTGGGTTCGGGCAACCACTATCTCGAGATTCAGTATGTGGCCGAGGTGTACGATCGTGCGGCGGCGGAGACCTTCGGGCTTGAGGAGGACGATGTGGTGATCACCATCCACTGCGGCTCCAGGGCCCTGGGGCACCAGATCGCCACGGATTACCTCCCGGTGCTGGCCAAGGCCGCCCGCAAGTACGGCATCCCCATCCGGGAAAAGGAGCTGGTGTGTGCTCCCATCGAGTCTCCGGAGGGGCAGCGCTACTTCAGGGCCATGATCTGCGGGGTGAACTGCGCGCTGGCCAATCGTCAGGTGATCACCCACCTGGTGCGGGAGGTGGTGAACGGGTTCTTCAAGCACGCCCGGGTCACCCTGCTCTACGATGTGAGCCACAACACCTGCAAGGTGGAGTGGCACGAGGTGGACGGAAAGCGCCGGAGACTCTTCGTGCATCGCAAGGGGGCCACGCGGGCCTGGGGACCCGGACGGGCCGAGCTTCCGGAACGCTACCGGGCCGTGGGTCAGCCGGTGATCATCGGGGGCTCCATGGGCACGGCCTCCTACATCCTGGTGGGCACCGAGGAGGGAGAAAGGAAGGCCTTCGGCAGCGCCTGCCACGGGGCCGGCCGCAGCATGAGCCGTCACCAGGCCCTGAAACGCTTTCGCGGAGAGAGGGTGATCGAGGAACTGCGCAAACGGGGGATCATCGTGCGGGCCAAGAGCCGCCGCGGGGCCGCGGAGGAGGCCCCCGAGGCCTACAAGGATGTGACCCGGGTGATCGAGGCCACCTGCCGGGCCGGTCTCACCCGTAAGGTGGTAAAACTCCTCCCCTTGGGTTGCATCAAGGGATAAGCTCCCCTTGTATTATTCTTCTTACCGTCGTATTTTAGATATATGAAGCGATTTATATCCTTTTTGCTCCTCTCCGCCATCTATTCTTTTTTCCTCCAGCCCCTGGCCTGGAGCACACCTGGTACGATTACTCTCGCGGTACTGGCCAAGCGGGGGCGCGAGGCCACGGTGAAGCGCTGGCAACCGCTGGTGGACTACCTGAACCGGCTTACCCCCTATACCATTCAACTGGAACCCCTACCTTTTGAGGCACTGGAGAGAGCCGTACGCAGCGGAACGGTGGATCTGGTGCTGGCCAATCCGGCCATGTTCGTGAAGTTCGAGATTTGTTGCGGGCTGGCCCCTATAGTGACCATGAAAAACCTCAAGTTCGGAAGGGCCTATACCCGCTTCGGCGGAGTCATTTTTACCCGGGCCGACCGAAGGGATCTCCGCCGCCTGAGGGACCTGAAGCGGGGGAAGATTCTGGTGGGGGCGGTGGATCCGGACTCCTTCGGCGGCTGGCTCATGCAGTGGCGGGAGTTCCGGCGGGCCGGGCTCAAACGGGGGAGAGACTTCCGGGTCCGCTTCTACGGCACCCACGATGCGGTGGTCTACGCGGTGCTGAGGGGGGAGGTGGATGTGGGGTGCGTGCGCACGGACACCCTGGAGACCATGGCCGCCGAGGGAAAGATTCGCCTCCGGGACTTCCGGATCCTGCACCCCCGCCATCACCCGGGTTTTGACCTCCTGGTAAGCACGGACCTTTACCCGGAATGGCCCCTGGCCCGCACGCCCCGGCTTTCGGACGAAGTGGCCGAAATGCTGGCCTCGGTCCTGCTGGCCCTGCCCTCCTCCTCGGAGGTGGCCCGCAGGTCCGGGGCGGCCTGGACCATCCCCCACAATTACCAGCCGGTGCACGAATGCCTGCGGGAACTGGGCGTGGGCCCCTATGCCGAACTACGGGCCCGGCTGCTTGAACAGGCCCGCAAAAAATACCTGAGAATCGTGGTCTTCCTGTCTGTTCTCTCTATAATCGGCGCCTCTATCACCCTCTATATCCTCTCGCTTCATCGCCGACTCACCCGGGCTTACCGGGATCTCAGACAATATCGTGATCACCTGGAAGAGCTGGTTCGGGAGCGGACCGTTCACCTGGAAAGACTGGCCCAGAAGCTCCGAGAAGAAAGAGAACGGCTGGAGGTAATTCTGGTGTCTCTGGCCGACGCGGTGATCGTTACCGATACCAAGGGGAAAATCCTCCTCCTGAATCCCGCGGCAGAAAAGCTTCTGGAAATTTCGGCCGAGGAGGCGTTAGGAAGAGATTTTTGCAAACTGGCCCCTCTCGAAATGCTGGACAAAGACAAAAAATGCGGAGAATATCTCCGTACCCTATCGGATACCAACCGGGTGGAGTTTCGAGAAGCCCTTCTAAAGCTACCCTCCGGAAAGAAGGTCCTGGTAGAAGGCACGGCTACGCCCATATTGGAAGACTCCAGAGAGGTTCAGGGAAGCGTGATCGTGCTTAGGGATATAACCCTGCGCAAGAAACTGGAGGAGGAGGCCCGCAAGACCACCAAGCTCGAGGCCCTGAGTCTGGTGGCCTCCGGTCTGGCTCACGACTTTAACAACCTGCTGGCCACCATCATGGGGTATCTGGAGGTCCTGCGCCTCAGGGGTGGTGAGGAGCTGGCCCCGCTGGTGGAAAAGGCGGAACGGGCCTGTCTCACCGCCCGCACGCTTACCCGGGAGCTTCTCACCTACACCGCAGGCGGCGGCCCGGTAAAACGCATGGCCTCCATAGAGGAGGTCCTGCGCGAGGCGGTGGAATTCGCCATGGCCGGATCCGGGATCCGGGTGGAGATGGAGCAGGAAACCCTCTGGCCGGTGGAGATGGATCCGGATCAGATCGCCGTCTGTCTTCACAACATCCTGCTCAACGCTCGGCAGGCCATGGGGGATCGGGGCACCGTGTTCGTGCGGGCCACAAACCGCCACCTTCCCCGGGAAAACCCCGCGGGACTTCCCCCCGGCCCGTATGTGGAGATAGAAATCGAGGACACCGGCCCGGGAATCCCGCCGGAGGTCCTCACCCGTCTCTTCGAGCCCTTTTTCACCACCCGGGAGGGCGGATCGGGTCTGGGGCTCTTCACCTGTCGGCGGATCGTAGAGGCCCACGGAGGGAGGATCGTGGCGGAATCCCCTCCGGGCCGTGGGGCCGTGTTTCGCCTGTACCTCCCGGCTCACCCGGAGGTCGAACGCCCGCGGGATACGGAAAAGGAAACGCGGATCGAGCCGAGGGTGTCGGCCCGAATCCTGGTCATGGACGACGAGGAGGGGGTGCGTGAAACCCTGGCCGAGATCCTGCGACTGAACGGTTTTGAGGTGGAAACGGCTCGGGACGGGAACGAGGCGCTGGAGAAGTTCCGGAAGGCCCTCTCCGAGGGACGCCCCTTCGGGCTGGTGATCCTGGACCTCACCGTGCCCGGGGGACTGGGAGGGCGAGAGATCCTTCCCCGGCTAAAGGAACTGGATCCGGAGGTTAGGACCGTGGTGGCGAGCGGTTACTCCCAGGATCCGGTGATGGAAAACTTCCGGGAGCACGGCTTCGACGGAGCGCTCCTCAAGCCCTTTACCGCCAGAGACCTCATCGAGACCATCTCCCGGATTCTCGCTCCCGGGAGAGAATGAGCTCCGCGGCCTCCCGCAGGTCCCGGGCCACGAGGTCGGGCTCGATGCCCTTGCCCGGAAGCACATACTCCAGTTCTCCCCGGCCGTATCCGGTGAGCACCAGCACCCCGCAGGCTCCGAGGCGCCGGGCCAGCGCGAGATCCACCCAGCGATCCCCCACCACATAGGCCCGGGAGAGGTCCAGATTGAGTTCCTCGGCGGCCTGTCGGGCCAGCCCGGTTTCCGGCTTCCGGCAGGCGCATCCTGCCTCGGGGTGATGCAGACACACATAGACCCCGTCCACCCGGGCCCCGCGGGCGGCGAGCCTCCGCAGGAGCTCCCGGTTGACCTCGTGCACCAGCGTCTCGGGAAAGTATCCCCGGGCCGGTCCGCTCTGATTGGTCACGATCACCACGGCAAACCCCGCCTCCTTAAGACGCCTTATCCCCTCGGCGGCCCCGGGAAGGAGACGCAGACGGGAGAGGTGGTTGAGATACCCCACCTCCTCGTTCACCGTGCCGTCCCGATCCAGGAAGACCACCGGCCTTCTCATCCCCCCCTTTCCTCCCGTTTTATTCTTCCGGCCTCGCTCGACCCGAAAAGCTTTCCCTTCATGGAGTCCCACAGCACCCGCACGGCCGGATTATCCGGAAGCTTCTTATAGTCCCACAGAAGAATCTCAGGGGGTCTCTTCATCGGGCCTTTTTCCTTCTTTGGTGAAGCGTTTAAGTTCCTCGGCCCAGGCCGTCTCATAGGCTTCCGCCAGTCTCTCCACCCATACGCTTAACTGTAAACGATCTCCTCCACGGCTTGAAGGACCTCCTCCACCGATACGGTGGTGAGGCAGGGGTAGCCCCGGCTGCAGGTCCTCCGCAGACAGGGGCTGCAGGGGAGCCCTTTCCAGACCACCCGGGCCCGGGGATTGAGGGGGCCGGTGGCCCGGGGATCGGTGGAACCGAAGATGGCCACCTGGGGGCGTCCCAGGGCCGCGGCCACATGCATGAGTCCGGAGTCGTTGGAGACGAAGACCGTGGCCCTTTCGATGACCGCGGCGGCGGTGGCCACATCGGTCCTTCCGCAGAGGTTGTGCACCCGGGAAAGGCCGGCGGAAATCCCTTCGGCGGCGTCCCGTTCGTTTACTCCCCCCACCAGGGCCACGGACCAGCCCCGGCGGACGAGCTCTTCGGCCAGTTTCCGGAACCTATCGGGGGGCCAGCGTTTGGCCGGTCCGTAGGCCGCGCCGGGGGCCAGCACCGCAAGGGGCCCGGGAAGCCCGGAGAGGAGCTCCCCGGCCCGCCGCCGGGCCGCCTCCGGCACCGAAAGGGTAAGGCTCCGCTCCGGCACGGAAAAGCCCAGGGCCTCGAGCAAATACACATAGTAGTCCCGCTGATGGAGGGATTCGGCCGGGGGGTTTACGGCCCGCGTAAGAAGTAACCGGCGACCGTCCGTGGAAAACCCCATGCGTTCCGGTATCCCGGCCAGAAAGACCAGGAGGGCGGAGGACAGGGAATTGGGAAGGAGAAGCGCCTCCCTGAAGCCCCGACCTCGCAGGGAACGCGCAGTTCGGAGCAGGCCGAGAGACCCTTCGGAAAGAGCGGAAAAACCCCGCACCCCCGGAAAGCAAGCAAAAAGCGGTTCAAGAAAACCCCTTCCCAGAAGCCAGACCGTGGTCCTGCGGGAGAGGGCCCGCACCACCGGCGTGGCCATCACCGCATCCCCCAGCCAGTTGGGCAACCGCACCAGTAACATCTCCCACAAAATACCACAACCCGGAACCCCGGAAAGAGAATCCCTACCTTGACAGTAGGAATTAACGGGATTATTTTACTACCAAAACAGTAGGATTTCGGAGGGGCGGTCATGAGGTTCGTGGAGGACATAAAGGCTGATCTGAGCGTGGATCTGGTCTATCGCATGTGCCCCATGCACCTTCTCGAGCCGGAGGAGTTCCTCCGGAAGCTCCGGGTGGGGCAGATCCTGGAGATTCTCACGGACTACGACGGCGCCCTGGAGGACATCCCGGCCTGGTGCGCCCGCAGGGGACAGGAATTTCTGGGCGTGAAAGAAGACGACGGCTTTTTCCGTCTTTACATCAAAAAAATCCGAGAGGTGTGACATGGGAAAGAAGATCATTTACCTGGATCACGCCGCGGCCTCTCCGGTGCTACCGGAGGTATGGGAGGCCATAAGGCCGTATTTTTCCGAAAGGTTCTGGAATCCCTCGGCGGTTTACGATCTGGGCACGGAGATCCGGGAAAAGGTCGAGGAAGCCCGTCGCCGGGTGGCCGGACTCATCGGGGCGGAGCCGGAGGAAATTATCTTCACCTCCTGCGGTGCGGAGGCCAACAACATGGCCATCAAAGGTCTGGCCCTGGCCCACGAGAAAAAGGGAAAACGCATCCTGGTGTCCGCCATCGAACATCACTCGGTATTGAACAGCGCCCGTTTCCTCGAACGGCTCGGTTTTGAGATGGCCCTCATCCCGGTGGACTCCCGCGGTCGGGTCACCCCCGAGGCCCTGCAGAAAATGCTCACCCCGGACACCGTCCTGGTGTCCATCGGTCACGCCAATAACGAAATAGGAACCGTACAGGACCTGAAACCCCTGGTGGAACTGACCCATCAGAACGGCACCTTTTTCCACACCG
The window above is part of the Thermosulfurimonas sp. F29 genome. Proteins encoded here:
- a CDS encoding molybdopterin dinucleotide binding domain-containing protein; the protein is MPARRDFLKMMGMLGVMVGFPGVAEGFRRAGGEFAARRCIGCQACVVACAETRGLPADRFLHRIVFAERGHFPEVKGGFRREVTGCDLCAGRAEGPVCVRVCPTGALRIPGAVKTRPLPGERVVHTVCLACNARCGLRVRVRGERPVFFEGNPYHPYNRAGEPLPYDTPVAESLAQSAATCGKPQCDGDYLENPYRVLVPLKRNGPRGSGRFVPIPWSQLIREIAEGGKLFAHLGDERHYPGLREILSDEPLDPSAPELSPKRNQLVWITGRSQAGRKHFINRFVSQAVGSINHIGHTDICGLGFRMGNFILTDGTEVELKADFKRARYIIAFGANFFAAGQPGPSTAGAIMARRVAAGDLRVVVVDPRGHEGLSIAHEWLPVRPGEDGALAMGMLRVMLEEGLYDREFLERPSERAARKAGRNLYTNATHLVVVEEGHALYGRILRVGDLALPGPAEEPVVVDPETERPVPASKVLRAKLLWEGRLGLSDGSSVRVKTAFSLFREAVFEHALDFYAERAGVPVEKIRKVAREFAAAAPYAAAYAYHGGGNYPGGAYASFAIALLNLLVGNVNRRGGYLPAGGGAADWQRGPYDLRHFPGALRPRGVKISREKASYENTAEFRRRGYPARLPWFPFTRGGLSVSALEGIAAGYPYPVKILFTYFFNPLYSIPGGTRFAEALSDPERVPLHVSVDVTVNETNVYADYIVPDVTYLEGHYGFLTPHAPGERFTAVRTPVVEPRTGRTPDGRPFSLETFLVDLAEHLGLPGFGKNAIPGRDGRLHPLHRAEDFYLRGIANLAENAGVPEAPEEERRFVEENYPVARYRKILEPGQWRRCCTVLARGGVFLREERAFDSRGNLRSRLEGRCLCLWNERLAASGDGLSPRRFHGTLRYPYRRSKDRGEFPFFLITHKMALHTQSRTICYERALALSPDPPLLMNPGDASALGLREGDRVRVVSGARPEAVVARVSLSERVRPGCVVLPHHYGHWQHGAGRLLVPGAERVFLGGRRVSRGEEVIADPQRAAGVSPNLLYGVRVDPLGGIPDFSGERVRVEKLS
- a CDS encoding transglutaminase family protein, which produces MLRKAVIPVFILLWLAGTVRAAREVSGKVTWHLLLHPPEGIHRIRLWLPYPPSNRFQHISGLEIRGNYRCEGFYTDQRGNPILYFEWNDPHPPEAEVTVSWAVRRREVVRRDFSRQRPLPPDPAVFREYLSGNRYINLNDPRLAEILAGVLPGKRTVVEKARALYLWVIAHLRRDPRVKGCGPGIVCDVLRRGCGKCADLNSVFVALCRAAGIPAREVFGLRLGREPRETLTGAQHCWTEFFVPGYGWVPADPADVLKAALQKDLDPLSPELAPLREYYFGAVDPYRVELSRGRDLLLNPPQSGPPVNYFVYPYLEYDGKPVDLFTSPTVDFEIRWETRDPAGSVESLAAGD
- a CDS encoding nitronate monooxygenase family protein; translated protein: MERDFPCEVPPLRIGDLTARVPIVQGGMGVGISLAGLASAVAREGAVGVISAALVGFYEGEAEFFRNPTEANIRGLKRQIRLAREKAPGGIIGVNIMVALTDFEPLCRAACEAGADIIFAGAGLPLNLPELRPEGSSTRLAPIVSSARAAKLVAQRWWSKYGYVPDAVVVEGPMAGGHLGFSPEKLEAEESRLEVLVPRVIEAMKPFEDKAGRAIPVIAAGGIYTGRDIYRYLHEIGAAGVQMGTRFVATHECNASPAFKEAFVRARKEDLTIIKSPVGLPGRALKGTFLKRVEAGEKRPYRCIYHCLRTCDYRKSPYCIAAALINAQRGNLEAGFVFAGANAWRVDRIVSVRELIEELIRDYCAARLEAEEGGS
- a CDS encoding TrpB-like pyridoxal phosphate-dependent enzyme, with translation MSSETRVILSERDLPEAWFNIIPRLPSPPAPPLDPRTGEPVRPEDLERIFPRALIEQEMSTEPWIEIPEEVRKVYRLWRPTPLRRARNLEKALKTPARIYYKDESVSPPGSHKPNTAVAQAYYNRREGIRRLATETGAGQWGSALAFACRLFGLECTVYMVRVSYEQKPYRRTLMHLWGAEVHPSPTERTEAGRRILSENPNTPGSLGIAISEAVEDAATHRDTNYALGSVLNHVLLHQTVIGLETRKQLEILGEKPDVLIACVGGGSNFGGFTFPFIGEILEGRLSAEVLAVEPASCPTLTKGVYTYDYGDTAGLTPLLLMHTLGHTFEPPGIHAGGLRYHGDAPLVCQLVKEGLVRARAYPQTACFEAAVLFARTEGIVPAPETGHAIRAAIDEALRCRETGEEKVIVFNFSGHGHFDLAAYQAYLEGRLEDYEYPEEKIREALERVPRFEPGRGKP